A stretch of Episyrphus balteatus chromosome 2, idEpiBalt1.1, whole genome shotgun sequence DNA encodes these proteins:
- the LOC129912592 gene encoding polyisoprenoid diphosphate/phosphate phosphohydrolase PLPP6, which translates to MDKNKTHPAIKKILNYDVQLTKSLVSFLLNFVAFRSVKNHCRLLEISCHGIAWLASWMAFCWMINSPSLYNMQINMLLGLIVDIIIVAVIKAATRRRRPSADVETVGFGPDKFSFPSGHASRAFYIVGFFTMLYPLPMFMWPALIVWASGVAVSRLLMYRHHLLDVCAGILLGMFETLILYVIWLGPEVTKSIMLSLSEDYVPGGAE; encoded by the coding sequence atggataaaaataaaacccaCCCGGCTATCAAAAAAATCCTCAACTACGATGTTCAACTTACCAAATCATTGGTCTCCTTCCTCCTCAATTTTGTTGCTTTTCGTTCGGTGAAAAACCACTGCAGACTTTTGGAGATCTCCTGTCATGGAATTGCTTGGCTAGCCAGTTGGATGGCATTCTGTTGGATGATCAACAGTCCTTCTCTCTACAATATGCAAATTAATATGCTTTTAGGTCTAATAGTTGACATTATAATCGTGGCTGTAATTAAAGCAGCAACAAGACGCCGACGACCTTCGGCCGATGTTGAAACTGTTGGTTTTGGTCCGGATAAATTTAGTTTCCCATCGGGACATGCTTCAAGAGCTTTTTACATTGTTGGTTTCTTTACAATGCTGTATCCATTGCCAATGTTTATGTGGCCAGCATTGATCGTTTGGGCTTCGGGAGTTGCTGTGTCTCGTTTGCTCATGTATCGTCATCATCTTCTCGATGTTTGTGCTGGAATACTTTTGGGAATGTTTGAAACTTTGATATTGTATGTAATTTGGTTGGGACCTGAAGTCACAAAATCTATAATGCTGAGTTTGTCGGAAGATTATGTTCCTGGAGGAGCTGAGTGA
- the LOC129912574 gene encoding DEAD-box ATP-dependent RNA helicase CshA-like, translated as MESVAHNIDAKERTDDVRLKSVSPFSKMLLADPIRKGLDAAGFVYPTVIQAAAIPIGKSGMDLLVQSKSGTGKTLIFCTIILDAYQSEIREPQSLVLVPTREIAVQTEYVLNQVGKYCHGFRAISVIGGMVITEDRKNLQGAKAIVGTPGRVLHLINNEVLNTSKIRLLVIDEADKMYSQSFRQDLAVIRQFLPSRKQTIACSATFCNDLDKDLAKMMKNPLLVSTENRATLLVGIKQFVYEIPEQKTSILEMNRKLDALRKIFGMIPFKQCLLFTGSQSRAESYKNCLEREGWPCELISGAQDQKTRLEMFKKFREFKTRIMVCTDLMARGIDSENANLVINLELPTDVVTYLHRIGRAGRFGSHGIAISFIASDKDRELFTNIRDKIGTGMNILRFPELDIDRDFWDFSNFDRDFAQYGCFGDPEVRWGADDGGDKENVVDNNFTHSIDTKTFQVDLREAAMGLLELVPHKPENLHKLTPESKQSSSQKLPSSNTIDDASSIAADSDILRSSQQDVQQASSKPFQSVLCGKISIPNITDFLVDRKEKDKKIDPFEEYKKVLDSSRTESVEDVMRSPQKLMDIKNLLINSKEPVRNIKKDIYSDYENFNEESPSVSQATCADVDIDKATFILSVATPSALDASSQDLNTSQQCDVTDDPDAQVKHFPSPANINPPEEIPQVLIPAPPERSPTLSERSNSVYSDDTERGSSGFDENIISGGTSGIVTSELEDESSYGDESASYFTDYDDDEVYYAERNHWNYEEEDDIDYFQDSDEEVDVEESEEENSENYDEDATRDYQEAYNRWVNMYWNQMTLVRDYVNFSSFVRGTG; from the exons ATGGAATCTGTGGCGCACAATATTGACGCCAAAGAGCGTACAGACGATGTTCGTCTGAAAAGTGTATCGCCTTTTAGCAAAATGCTTTTAGCCGATCCCATTCGCAAGGGACTCGATGCCGCTGGATTTGTTTATCCAACTGTTATTCAAGCAGCAGCTATACCAATTGGAAAATCTGGAATGG ATCTTCTTGTTCAATCCAAATCTGGTACCGGGAAAACATTAATATTTTGCACAATCATCTTGGACGCCTACCAGAGTGAAATTCGAGAACCACAATCGTTAGTTTTGGTTCCAACACGTGAAATAGCCGTACAAACCGAATATGTCCTCAACCAAGTGGGAAAGTATTGTCACG GTTTTCGTGCCATAAGTGTCATCGGTGGCATGGTTATCACTGAAGACCGCAAAAATCTTCAAGGAGCCAAAGCTATTGTCGGTACTCCTGGTCGCGTCTTACATCTAATCAACAACGAAGTTCTAAATACATCAAAAATACGCCTCCTAGTAATCGACGAGGCAGACAAAATGTATTCACAGTCCTTCCGACAAGATCTTGCCGTTATTCGCCAGTTTCTACCCTCCAGGAAACAGACAATCGCCTGCAGTGCAACATTCTGCAATGATTTAGACAAGGATTTGGCTAAAATGATGAAGAATCCGTTGCTAGTCTCCACAGAGAACCGAGCCACACTCCTTGTGGGTATAAAACAGTTTGTCTATGAAATCCCCGAACAGAAAACAAGTATTCTCGAGATGAACCGTAAACTCGATGCCCTTAGAAAGATCTTTGGAATGATCCCATTCAAGCAGTGCTTGCTTTTTACTGGCTCCCAATCTCGAGCTGAATCTTACAAAAATTGCCTCGAGCGAGAAGGCTGGCCCTGTGAATTGATTTCAGGGGCTCAAGACCAAAAGACCCGTCTTGAGATGTTTAAGAAATTTCGAGAATTCAAAACACGCATTATGGTGTGCACAGATCTCATGGCCCGAGGCATAGACTCGGAAAATGCAAATCTTGTCATTAATTTGGAACTACCCACAGATGTTGTCACCTATCTGCATCGCATTGGACGCGCCGGACGCTTTGGTTCCCATGGAATTGCCATCAGTTTTATTGCCTCCGACAAGGATCGCGAGTTATTTACAAATATTCGGGACAAAATTGGAACTGGAATGAATATTCTACGTTTCCCGGAATTAGATATCGATCGGGATTTCTGGGATTTCTCGAATTTTGATCGTGATTTTGCTCAATATGGTTGTTTTGGTGATCCCGAAGTTCGTTGGGGAGCCGACGATGGTGGAGACAAAGAGAACGTTGTTGACAACAATTTCACCCATTCCATAGACACCAAAACGTTCCAGGTTGATCTTAGAGAAGCTGCTATGGGCTTACTTGAGCTAGTTCCTCATAAGCCCGAAAATCTACATAAACTTACACCCGAGTCGAAGCAGAGTTCCTCACAGAAGTTGCCGTCATCAAATACTATTGACGATGCCAGTAGTATTGCGGCTGATAGTGATATCCTTCGAAGTAGCCAACAGGATGTCCAACAAGCGTCGTCGAAACCCTTCCAATCGGTGTTGTGTGGGAAGATCTCAATCCCCAATATCACGGATTTCCTTGTGGATCGCAAAGAGAAAGACAAGAAAATCGATCCCTTTGAGGAATATAAAAAAGTTCTTGACAGCAGCCGCACAGAATCAGTTGAAGACGTGATGCGAAGTCCCCAAAAATTGATGGATATTAAGAATTTGCTCATAAATTCAAAGGAACCAGTTCGAAACATCAAGAAAGACATTTACTCGGATTATGAGAATTTCAATGAGGAAAGTCCATCGGTGAGTCAAGCCACTTGTGCAGATGTAGACATTGACAAGGCCACATTTATTCTTTCTGTGGCAACTCCATCAGCATTAGATGCATCCAGTCAAGATTTAAACACCAGCCAACAGTGTGATGTCACAGATGATCCCGATGCCCAGGTGAAGCATTTCCCATCACCGGCAAATATTAATCCACCAGAAGAGATACCACAAGTACTGATTCCAGCTCCGCCAGAGAGATCTCCAACTTTGAGTGAAAGATCAAATAGTGTTTACTCAGATGACACTGAACGTGGTAGTAGTGGATTTGATGAGAATATCATATCGGGTGGTACTTCGGGTATTGTTACCAGTGAATTAGAGGATGAATCATCTTATGGTGATGAATCGGCATCGTATTTCActgattatgatgatgatgaagtttATTATGCAGAAAGGAATCATTGGAATTATGAAGAAGAAGATGATATTGATTATTTTCAAGATAGCGATGAGGAGGTGGATGTTGAAGAGTCAGAAGAAGAGAATAGCGAGAATTATGATGAAGATGCTACCCGTGATTATCAGGAAGCCTATAATCGATGGGTTAATATGTACTGGAATCAAATGACACTCGTAAGGGATTATGTTAACTTTTCGTCGTTTGTACGAGGAACTGGATAG